A part of Scleropages formosus chromosome 3, fSclFor1.1, whole genome shotgun sequence genomic DNA contains:
- the LOC108935170 gene encoding tetratricopeptide repeat protein 39A-like isoform X4 codes for MDPIIPDLMLPRDDGGRKPVAASPDLGSRRSDLSVALDDCMAALDLFLRNQFEEALSRLRSRIKDSMYHALTYATILEMQAMMTFNPEDILTAGSTMKDAQAVCQRSRKKSSFNSLASRSFTEEELHAELCYAECLLQRAALTFLQDENMISFIKGGIKVRNSYQTYKELHAVLQSAGYAQGENHRHFEAGVKLGVGSFNLMLSMLPTRILRLLEFVGFSGNKVGSSGSVLNSSGAREAFWDFQTMFMFTCAVALQEFGLQQLEEGSSTHTFRAFLCNMLLLCYHTFMSFILGTGEGDVADAERLLQPYLKQYPKGAIFLFFSGRIEVIKGNLDAAIGRFEECCEAQQAWKQFHHMCYWELMWCFTYKRHWKMAYFYADLLSKENTWSKATYAYMKGSYLSMLTREECKVFGESEEGLFRQVPGLKQKIAGKSLPTEKFAIRKARRYLTEKPIPLPVPPLEMMYIWNGYTVIGKHKELTEGILETLNEAQKQLESNPRTELSTDDQCLVSLLKGLCLKQLGFQEEAEHYFTLVLCNENQIKFDHYLVPNALLEHGLLCLEQGRRVEAIKLLEAAKQNYKNYSMESRTHFRIQAALQKARATDANGVQCVPPSP; via the exons AATCAAAGATAGTATGTACCATGCCCTCACGTACGCCACCATACTGGAGATGCAGGCCATGATGACCTTTAACCCTGAGGATATATTGACAGCTGGCAGTACCATGAAAGATGCCCAGGCTGTGTGCCAACG GTCCCGTAAGAAGTCCTCCTTCAACAGCCTGGCCAGCAGGAGCTTCACCGAGG AGGAACTGCATGCTGAGCTATGCTATGCAGAGTGTCTCCTGCAGAGGGCAGCACTAACTTTCCTCCAG GATGAGAACATGATCAGTTTCATCAAAGGAGGGATCAAGGTCAGGAACAGTTACCAGACCTACAA GGAGCTTCACGCTGTGCTGCAGTCAGCTGGCTACGCCCAGGGGGAGAATCACCGGCACTTCGAAGCAGGAGTCAAGCTTGGAGTGGGGTCCTTTAATCTG ATGCTGTCCATGTTGCCCACTAGGATCCTCCGGCTGTTGGAGTTTGTGGGCTTTTCCGGGAACAAGGTGGGTTCTTCCGGGAGCGTCCTTAATTCTAGCGGCGCACGTGAGGCATTCTGGGACTTTCAGACGATGTTCATGTTCACGTGTGCTGTGGCGCTCCAGGAGTTTGgcctgcagcagctggaggagggttcctccacacacacattcagggCCTTCTTGTGCAacatgctgctgctctgctaTCACACCTTCATGAGCTTCATCCTGG GTACAGGGGAGGGCGATGTGGCCGATGCAGAGAGGTTATTACAGCCCTACCTGAAGCAGTACCCCAAG GGAGCaattttcttgttcttttctgGTCGAATTGAGGTCATCAAAGGAAACCTTGATGCT GCTATCGGGCGCTTTGAGGAGTGCTGCGAGGCCCAGCAGGCCTGGAAGCAGTTCCACCACATGTGCTACTGGGAGCTGATGTGGTGCTTCACCTACAAAAGGCACTGGAAGATGGCCTACTTCTATGCTGACCTGCTCAGCAAAGAGAACACTTGGTCCAAG GCCACATATGCCTACATGAAGGGCTCCTACCTGAGCATGCTCACCAGGGAGGAGTGTAAGGTCTTTGGGGAGAGCGAAGAGGGCCTTTTCAG ACAGGTGCCGGGGCTGAAGCAGAAGATTGCGGGTAAATCTCTGCCCACGGAGAAGTTTGCCATCCGAAAAGCTCGTCGGTACCTGACAGAGAAACCCATACCCCTGCCTGTACCGCCACTG GAAATGATGTACATCTGGAATGGCTATACGGTGATTGGAAAACACAAGGAGCTGACCGAAGGGATCCTGGAGACTCTCAATGAGGCCCAGAAACAGCTTGAGTCGAACCCAA ggACGGAACTGTCCACAGATGACCAGTGTCTGGTGAGCCTCCTCAAGGGCTTGTGCCTGAAGCAGCTGGGCTTCCAGGAGGAGGCTGAGCATTACTTCACCCTGGTGCTCTGCAA TGAAAATCAGATCAAGTTTGACCACTACTTGGTGCCCAACGCTCTCCTGGAACATGGTCTGTTATGTCTGGAGCAAGGGAGGAGGGTGGAGGCCATCAAACTCCTGGAGGCAGCAAA ACAAAATTACAAGAACTACTCTATGGAATCTCGGACTCATTTCAGAATCCAGGCTGCGCTGCAGAAGGCTCGGGCCACAGATGCCAACGGCGTTCAGTGTGTGCCGCCCAGCCCCTGA
- the LOC108935170 gene encoding tetratricopeptide repeat protein 39A-like isoform X5: protein MYHALTYATILEMQAMMTFNPEDILTAGSTMKDAQAVCQRSRKKSSFNSLASRSFTEEELHAELCYAECLLQRAALTFLQDENMISFIKGGIKVRNSYQTYKELHAVLQSAGYAQGENHRHFEAGVKLGVGSFNLMLSMLPTRILRLLEFVGFSGNKVGSSGSVLNSSGAREAFWDFQTMFMFTCAVALQEFGLQQLEEGSSTHTFRAFLCNMLLLCYHTFMSFILGTGEGDVADAERLLQPYLKQYPKGAIFLFFSGRIEVIKGNLDAAIGRFEECCEAQQAWKQFHHMCYWELMWCFTYKRHWKMAYFYADLLSKENTWSKATYAYMKGSYLSMLTREECKVFGESEEGLFRQVPGLKQKIAGKSLPTEKFAIRKARRYLTEKPIPLPVPPLEMMYIWNGYTVIGKHKELTEGILETLNEAQKQLESNPRTELSTDDQCLVSLLKGLCLKQLGFQEEAEHYFTLVLCNENQIKFDHYLVPNALLEHGLLCLEQGRRVEAIKLLEAAKQNYKNYSMESRTHFRIQAALQKARATDANGVQCVPPSP from the exons ATGTACCATGCCCTCACGTACGCCACCATACTGGAGATGCAGGCCATGATGACCTTTAACCCTGAGGATATATTGACAGCTGGCAGTACCATGAAAGATGCCCAGGCTGTGTGCCAACG GTCCCGTAAGAAGTCCTCCTTCAACAGCCTGGCCAGCAGGAGCTTCACCGAGG AGGAACTGCATGCTGAGCTATGCTATGCAGAGTGTCTCCTGCAGAGGGCAGCACTAACTTTCCTCCAG GATGAGAACATGATCAGTTTCATCAAAGGAGGGATCAAGGTCAGGAACAGTTACCAGACCTACAA GGAGCTTCACGCTGTGCTGCAGTCAGCTGGCTACGCCCAGGGGGAGAATCACCGGCACTTCGAAGCAGGAGTCAAGCTTGGAGTGGGGTCCTTTAATCTG ATGCTGTCCATGTTGCCCACTAGGATCCTCCGGCTGTTGGAGTTTGTGGGCTTTTCCGGGAACAAGGTGGGTTCTTCCGGGAGCGTCCTTAATTCTAGCGGCGCACGTGAGGCATTCTGGGACTTTCAGACGATGTTCATGTTCACGTGTGCTGTGGCGCTCCAGGAGTTTGgcctgcagcagctggaggagggttcctccacacacacattcagggCCTTCTTGTGCAacatgctgctgctctgctaTCACACCTTCATGAGCTTCATCCTGG GTACAGGGGAGGGCGATGTGGCCGATGCAGAGAGGTTATTACAGCCCTACCTGAAGCAGTACCCCAAG GGAGCaattttcttgttcttttctgGTCGAATTGAGGTCATCAAAGGAAACCTTGATGCT GCTATCGGGCGCTTTGAGGAGTGCTGCGAGGCCCAGCAGGCCTGGAAGCAGTTCCACCACATGTGCTACTGGGAGCTGATGTGGTGCTTCACCTACAAAAGGCACTGGAAGATGGCCTACTTCTATGCTGACCTGCTCAGCAAAGAGAACACTTGGTCCAAG GCCACATATGCCTACATGAAGGGCTCCTACCTGAGCATGCTCACCAGGGAGGAGTGTAAGGTCTTTGGGGAGAGCGAAGAGGGCCTTTTCAG ACAGGTGCCGGGGCTGAAGCAGAAGATTGCGGGTAAATCTCTGCCCACGGAGAAGTTTGCCATCCGAAAAGCTCGTCGGTACCTGACAGAGAAACCCATACCCCTGCCTGTACCGCCACTG GAAATGATGTACATCTGGAATGGCTATACGGTGATTGGAAAACACAAGGAGCTGACCGAAGGGATCCTGGAGACTCTCAATGAGGCCCAGAAACAGCTTGAGTCGAACCCAA ggACGGAACTGTCCACAGATGACCAGTGTCTGGTGAGCCTCCTCAAGGGCTTGTGCCTGAAGCAGCTGGGCTTCCAGGAGGAGGCTGAGCATTACTTCACCCTGGTGCTCTGCAA TGAAAATCAGATCAAGTTTGACCACTACTTGGTGCCCAACGCTCTCCTGGAACATGGTCTGTTATGTCTGGAGCAAGGGAGGAGGGTGGAGGCCATCAAACTCCTGGAGGCAGCAAA ACAAAATTACAAGAACTACTCTATGGAATCTCGGACTCATTTCAGAATCCAGGCTGCGCTGCAGAAGGCTCGGGCCACAGATGCCAACGGCGTTCAGTGTGTGCCGCCCAGCCCCTGA